A single Symbiobacterium thermophilum IAM 14863 DNA region contains:
- a CDS encoding cyclase family protein produces MASGHTGRPGQQPNAKEVGPLRIIDLTLGYSHGMPAYGTAWYSQVEIRPLMTPETDPTGHGRRFSQFVFNPHNATHVDAPSHFVPGGKNVSDLEPDRFIGPALVLDLTHRGLYEPVTADDLEAAAGGRMRPGLRLLLRTDYVDRHWGDPDFWQKPPYLAPSAADWCVEQGAALVGLDFLTEEPGDRDFPVHRRLLEADIPILEYLRNLKALRGPIVWLMAAPMLVEGAEAAPVRALAVEGGVPYGDG; encoded by the coding sequence ATGGCGAGCGGCCACACGGGCCGTCCCGGACAGCAGCCAAACGCCAAGGAGGTGGGCCCCCTGCGCATCATCGACCTGACGCTGGGCTACAGCCACGGCATGCCGGCCTACGGGACCGCCTGGTACAGCCAGGTGGAGATCCGCCCGCTCATGACGCCCGAGACGGATCCCACGGGCCACGGCCGGCGCTTCAGCCAGTTCGTGTTCAATCCCCACAACGCCACCCACGTCGACGCCCCGAGCCACTTCGTGCCCGGCGGCAAGAACGTGAGCGATCTGGAGCCGGACCGGTTCATCGGGCCGGCGCTGGTGCTGGATCTCACCCACCGCGGCCTGTACGAGCCCGTCACCGCCGACGACCTGGAGGCGGCAGCCGGCGGGCGGATGCGCCCCGGCCTGCGTCTCCTGCTGCGCACGGACTACGTGGACCGCCACTGGGGCGACCCGGACTTCTGGCAGAAGCCCCCGTACCTGGCCCCCAGCGCAGCCGACTGGTGCGTCGAGCAGGGGGCTGCGCTGGTGGGGCTGGACTTCCTGACCGAGGAGCCCGGCGACCGGGACTTCCCCGTGCACCGCCGGCTGCTGGAAGCCGACATACCTATCCTGGAGTACCTCCGCAACCTGAAGGCCCTGCGGGGGCCCATCGTCTGGCTGATGGCCGCGCCCATGCTCGTCGAAGGCGCGGAAGCGGCGCCGGTCCGGGCCCTGGCCGTGGAAGGGGGCGTCCCGTATGGCGACGGCTGA
- a CDS encoding GNAT family N-acetyltransferase, whose product MAVEVGLLTVAEWPWLVSRSAATAWAHVDPALRDRVNPQAVAARVEQNLRALLTRPGSAALVARAGGAAAGYLVVALVPDELTGLPVGLFYDIFVEPAYRGTGVSHRLTAAGEAHCRAWGASLVRRYIDPGNEPSLRHALREGCRIDRLSLVKVL is encoded by the coding sequence GTGGCCGTGGAGGTGGGGCTTCTGACCGTGGCGGAGTGGCCCTGGCTGGTGTCGCGGTCGGCGGCGACGGCCTGGGCCCACGTGGATCCCGCCCTGCGGGACCGGGTGAACCCGCAGGCGGTGGCCGCTCGGGTGGAGCAGAACCTGCGCGCGTTGCTGACCAGGCCCGGCAGCGCCGCACTGGTGGCGCGCGCGGGCGGCGCCGCCGCCGGCTACCTGGTGGTGGCGCTGGTGCCCGACGAGCTGACGGGGCTGCCCGTCGGTCTTTTCTATGACATTTTCGTAGAACCGGCGTACCGGGGCACCGGCGTGAGCCACCGCCTCACCGCAGCCGGCGAGGCCCACTGCCGGGCCTGGGGCGCGAGCCTTGTCCGCCGGTACATCGACCCCGGCAACGAGCCCTCGCTCCGGCACGCGTTGCGGGAGGGCTGCCGGATCGACCGGCTTTCGCTGGTGAAGGTGCTGTGA
- a CDS encoding thiamine pyrophosphate-dependent dehydrogenase E1 component subunit alpha, whose product MLDHRAAGLTDEQALAIYRWMLLTRRLDERLGVLQRSGAIPLALSSRGHEAAQVGAALAFARGKDWWFPYYRDLGAVLVAGTTPLDVMLSSFGRAADPSSGGRQTPYNWGDRRLNIVARSAPVGVQIPQAVGVAQAAVRRGDPIVVYCSFGEGAASQGDFHEGLNWAALHRLPVIFFCQNNGWAISVPLSRQVAGGSVAARAAGYGIEGVSLDGTDPFAVHAAVRRAVVRARAGGGPALIEARVHRLDPHTCDDNHAAYRTGAELRAAREADPLPAVADYLRRRGLLTDAAAAAVERAVAAEIDAAEAAARAARPPAGEEALGPVTAPPAPAPP is encoded by the coding sequence GTGCTCGACCATCGTGCCGCGGGGCTGACCGATGAACAGGCCCTCGCGATCTACCGCTGGATGCTCCTCACCCGGCGGCTGGACGAACGGCTCGGGGTCCTGCAGCGGAGCGGCGCCATCCCCCTGGCCCTGTCCAGCCGGGGGCACGAGGCGGCCCAGGTGGGGGCCGCCCTGGCGTTCGCGCGGGGGAAGGACTGGTGGTTCCCCTACTACCGCGACCTGGGGGCCGTGCTGGTCGCCGGCACGACGCCGCTGGACGTGATGTTGTCTTCCTTCGGCCGGGCGGCGGACCCGTCGTCGGGCGGTCGGCAGACGCCGTACAACTGGGGCGACCGGCGGCTGAACATCGTCGCGCGGTCGGCGCCGGTCGGAGTGCAGATCCCCCAGGCGGTGGGGGTGGCGCAGGCGGCGGTCCGCAGGGGCGATCCGATCGTGGTGTACTGCAGCTTCGGCGAGGGCGCCGCGTCCCAGGGCGACTTCCACGAGGGGCTGAACTGGGCGGCGTTGCACCGCCTGCCCGTCATCTTTTTCTGCCAGAACAACGGCTGGGCGATCTCGGTGCCGCTCAGCCGCCAGGTGGCCGGGGGCAGCGTCGCCGCGCGGGCGGCGGGGTACGGCATCGAGGGCGTCAGCCTCGACGGGACGGATCCGTTCGCGGTCCACGCCGCGGTCCGGCGGGCGGTGGTGCGGGCGCGCGCCGGCGGCGGGCCGGCCCTGATCGAGGCCCGGGTGCACAGGCTCGACCCCCACACCTGCGACGACAACCACGCGGCGTACCGGACCGGGGCGGAGCTCAGGGCGGCGCGGGAGGCTGACCCGCTGCCCGCCGTGGCAGACTATCTGCGGCGGCGGGGGCTGCTCACGGACGCTGCGGCCGCGGCGGTGGAGCGGGCCGTCGCGGCGGAGATCGACGCTGCGGAGGCCGCGGCGCGGGCGGCCCGCCCGCCGGCCGGCGAGGAGGCGCTGGGGCCGGTCACAGCGCCACCTGCTCCAGCGCCTCCTTGA
- a CDS encoding 2-oxo acid dehydrogenase subunit E2 yields the protein MQLFPSPPPGAPAGLLLPGGTPDNPLAMGGPPFPPVVTLPLSHIRRVSMLNLEQAQRTTAPVTVVAEVDATGLISVRESLKPLAERHLGIRLTYLPFFAAATVRALKAWPIMNAMLTPQGFVIPRYINLGIATAVPGGVLLPVVPGAERMGFWDLARAIHLQTQKARAGLLSPHELSGHTFVITNTGRYGATLFGTPIIQPPNVGILAFEAIQKRPVVVGDDQLAIRPMMYLALTADHRAVDGAEMIGFLATVKEALEQVAL from the coding sequence GTGCAGCTGTTCCCGAGCCCGCCCCCCGGCGCGCCGGCCGGCCTCCTGCTGCCCGGCGGCACGCCCGACAACCCCCTGGCCATGGGCGGCCCGCCGTTCCCCCCGGTCGTCACCCTGCCGCTCAGCCACATCCGCCGGGTCTCCATGCTCAACCTGGAGCAGGCCCAGCGGACCACCGCCCCGGTCACCGTGGTGGCCGAGGTCGACGCGACGGGGCTCATCTCGGTGCGCGAGTCGCTGAAGCCGCTGGCCGAGCGGCACCTGGGCATCCGGCTGACCTACCTGCCGTTTTTCGCCGCCGCGACCGTCCGGGCCCTGAAGGCGTGGCCGATCATGAACGCCATGCTCACCCCCCAGGGGTTCGTCATCCCGCGGTACATCAACCTGGGCATCGCCACGGCGGTGCCAGGGGGCGTCCTGCTGCCCGTCGTCCCGGGGGCCGAGCGGATGGGCTTCTGGGACCTGGCCCGGGCGATCCACCTGCAGACCCAGAAGGCCCGGGCCGGGCTGCTCTCGCCGCACGAGCTCTCGGGCCACACGTTCGTCATCACCAACACGGGCCGCTACGGGGCCACCCTGTTCGGCACGCCCATCATCCAGCCGCCCAACGTCGGGATCCTGGCGTTCGAGGCCATCCAGAAGCGACCGGTCGTCGTCGGGGACGACCAGCTCGCGATCCGACCGATGATGTACCTCGCGCTCACCGCGGACCACCGGGCGGTGGACGGGGCGGAGATGATCGGCTTCCTCGCGACCGTCAAGGAGGCGCTGGAGCAGGTGGCGCTGTGA